One Myxococcus xanthus DNA segment encodes these proteins:
- a CDS encoding NAD(P)H-quinone oxidoreductase: MKVLRITRPGGPEVLAEEERPEPVPGPGEILVRVRASALNRADLLQLRGHYPAPPDVAPDIPGLEYAGEVVAVGPRARRFQPGDRVMGLVGGGAWSDLLVTHEREAMPIPDGMDFTDAAAIPEAYLTAFDALVLQGELKPGETVLVHAVASGVGSAAALICQAMGARVVGTGRNAAKLARAAAWGVARTVLCDTRPPRFADAVREETGGRGADLCLDLVGGGYVPETLNALAPRGRLMLVGLVAGAATEVNLGTVLTKRLRITGTVLRSRPLEEKIALAQSAERHLLPLFRTGALRPVIDAVVPRADIRQALERMAGNDSVGKLVVRWA; the protein is encoded by the coding sequence ATGAAGGTCCTTCGCATCACCCGTCCGGGAGGCCCCGAGGTCCTCGCCGAGGAAGAACGCCCCGAGCCCGTCCCAGGCCCAGGGGAGATTCTGGTCCGGGTGCGGGCGTCCGCGCTCAACCGAGCGGACCTTCTGCAGCTTCGTGGCCACTACCCCGCGCCGCCGGACGTCGCACCGGACATTCCAGGCCTGGAGTACGCGGGCGAGGTGGTGGCCGTGGGCCCGCGCGCACGGCGCTTCCAGCCCGGCGACCGCGTCATGGGACTGGTGGGCGGGGGCGCGTGGTCGGACCTGCTCGTCACCCACGAGCGAGAGGCGATGCCCATCCCCGACGGCATGGACTTCACCGACGCGGCGGCCATTCCGGAGGCGTACCTCACCGCGTTCGACGCGCTGGTGCTCCAGGGCGAGCTCAAGCCCGGCGAGACGGTGCTCGTCCACGCGGTGGCCAGTGGCGTGGGCTCGGCGGCGGCGCTCATCTGCCAGGCCATGGGCGCGCGCGTGGTGGGCACGGGCCGCAACGCGGCGAAGCTGGCCCGCGCGGCCGCCTGGGGCGTGGCGCGCACGGTCCTGTGTGACACCAGGCCGCCGCGCTTCGCCGACGCGGTGCGCGAGGAGACAGGCGGCCGGGGCGCGGACCTGTGCCTGGACCTGGTGGGCGGCGGCTACGTGCCGGAGACGCTGAACGCCCTGGCGCCCCGGGGGCGGCTGATGCTGGTGGGGCTGGTGGCGGGCGCGGCCACCGAGGTGAACCTGGGCACGGTGCTGACGAAGCGGCTGCGCATCACCGGCACCGTGCTGCGCAGCCGTCCGCTGGAAGAGAAGATCGCGCTGGCGCAGAGCGCGGAGCGGCATCTGTTGCCGCTGTTCCGCACAGGGGCGCTGCGGCCCGTGATAGACGCGGTGGTGCCGCGCGCGGACATCCGGCAGGCGCTGGAGCGCATGGCCGGCAATGACTCGGTGGGCAAGCTGGTGGTGCGCTGGGCGTGA